GGTAAGATGACCAAACTCTCTTAAGCTCATAATAGTTCTATAACAGCTAGTCTACGTCCCCAATGTTTGATTTACGGGATTGCTACGCAGGAAATTCTACCGGACGTCACGGTTTTCGGTTGTCCATTTTCAAATGTCCCGTTACCTCCCACTTCTATTCTTCAAattctggtggatttatgaggactattgttaacTGCTCAACAGATCTTGGCAGGGTAATGGTCAAATCCGAGTTTTCTGTtgcgactaaaacaacctttgaacatgtgtacgtacatgttccaccaaaacaattcTAAGCTCGGCACTTAGCACCGCCTATGACAAtggtgattagtttaaagaaatgtcaataaaccagaacacgtttttctcccgtctcggaatgctgtgtggactagtcggACCCTCTTCCACAACACTGTTGAGGATGGTCTAGCAATAAAATACTCTAAAACAGCCAGTGTTGGGGAGTAGCAAACAAATTATATAGGTGGTATTTGGAGTACagttacattgttgaaatcaGTGAATTACATGATGATACTTCTGTTTCACAAGTTTATTCTCTATCTAAATAAATTAAGGAAACTCCATGCCTTTCCCAGAAGCCTCAATATGACAACGAAAAAGTGAGCTTTTTGAGTGATCACTGATAGAGGTAGAGATGGAGCCGTCACCGGCACAACAGAGCCAGGACAGGGAATGCGTTTCTATCttggaaattcaaacagcatttcacattaaagaaaacacaggtaGAATGAAATATAACTATACAGTGGAACCTCTGCTTGCTAGCAACCAACTTTCCTTTAGTGTCCGAATTAGCCTACTCCACCTCCAACCTGAAGCATCTTGCCAAGGGTAGTCGTCTGCTGTAGTTTAACAGTTCACCTTGCTATTTTATAGTTGTTTCAGGTAGCTAACTGCTTAGTTGACGTGCAACTTCACGTTCTCCTATGTGCTGATTTCCTAGACCCAGAGGCATTGAAATACTGACTAGCACTGTTTgacatgctagctaacgttagctaaaattTGCTTGTGTTGGCAAGACTGTGCTTACATTTTTGTAACCAAAAATAATGTAACCACAGTTAAAATGCCATTCAACGTGGAAGTATTCAAAGTATTCAGAATGTGTTGCTCACATTGAGTAATGTAATGGAATATGttataaattgcatttttggggatgtattctgtattctgtaaGGGAATACGTTTTTAAAAGGATCCTTTCCAACATTGAAAACATCAAACTAGCACAAAGTTGTGTTTGGTTTGGCATTGTCTGTCTCTTGCTGAAGACTCAAATTAAGTGACTCACCCAGACAGCTATAAACCTCACTGGAACATAGAAGCAACATTCACTCCACTTTCCCTCTGAAAAAACATTAATCAGACATTCAGAGAAGATAATAGCAGACCTTACTCCCATTGAATTTTGAATAACATATCATTTGGCACAGATGCTTTATGTATACTGGACAGCTGTTATTCTTTGTTGTCCCAACAGCCCTCTTCTGTTATATGTGGACACATAAATGTGTGAATAGATAGGTGGATAAGAATGTGAGCAGAGACATTGGTCATGTATAAACATACATGCCAATTTAAATCTATACATTGTTTCAGGCTTTTCTTTATTCATGTAGACTAATGGTCAAATGTTCAGGTTCACTTAGAAATTgtcattgcactccattgtagacagaataccagctgagatcagttgcattgttttttcgGTTCTACAATGtgttctcagttagttttttaaaaatgatatcagattagtgaacagaatgtgcctttggaacatggGTTTGAAaagttgctgataatgggcaatttagatattgcattaaagatcagtcacccactcagatcagctggtattctgtctataatggagtggtatggaggTTTCCAAGTGatcccaaacttttgactggaaGTGTAGGTCCTTATAACATGTGATCCTTAAAGTACTTAAGACAGTTGACATGCAATATTCCTAAATATATCTTATATGTATACTGCAGTACATGGACATGAATCCAGCACTTACAGTTTACATGTGATGCGTCAACAAACGTCACACACGTGATACATCACACTAGCATACAGTagcaaatgtactgtatacagcCATACTGTTCTTTTACATTGAGACAGAGACTTCTGAAAACTCAAAGAACTAAAGCAAAGCCCTGTTTTCTTCAACTTTGCTGATGCTGTAACCACAGCCACAGCCTTGTTAGACTTTCTCCCAAAAGACCAGGGTTTGTGTCCCATTTGGGAAAAAGAGTAAACATTGAGATTGTTCAACTTAACAGAAGAGACGGAACAGACCACGTCGCATACTCCATCATGTGCATGATCTGGAAGTGAAGTAACAtttgattttaacccaaattactatctttttcttaatttgaaaaagTTTAGATTTGTGCCTAAACTTAGCCGTTTCATGGCGGTTAAAAAAATTGACCATTACGTTCTATGCTTTAGATATGTATGAAGACAGACAACGCTTTTGTGGGTCCTGTTGGAGGGTGGGAAAACAACCCATGTTGTCTTATGGTTTAGAGGACTTTGCTTTACGTAGTTCATAGCTCTTTATCAGATAATGCTACAGATGTTTCCTATCAACCAATTTACACACCATTAATGTCTTTACAAGCTAAGACATCTTTAATTGTAATGCTGCAAACCAATTTTGTAAATCCCTAGTTTAAAGCAAGCTAGTGTGAAGAATGATTGAAATGTTATTTCTCTGACAACAAATGACTCCCTTTGTGCTCCAGCTCTGACTAAACTCTCACTGTTACAAGCTCTAGTAAATAAGTGTCTAAACATGACTTGATGATTTTTCAACAAGTCATCAATTACAGCCTACAAAAGTCTTTTGTGTCAAGGTATGGCGAAATTTGAAGGAAGTcttacaaaaataatgtaaattacTATTAGACTGTTACAATAGATGACGGAAATGAGAGGAAGCCTTTATGGAAGGAAGTCCTGAAAATGGAATGGAAGAATGGATTAGCTACGACCTTGTGCGGTAATGGAAGACAgcagtgtttttgtctcttcttttcAAATATAATGGAAAGCATATGACAGGTGCTGTACTCCAGATACAATAATAAGAACTTCAGAGCTCCTTCAAAAACAACAGCTTACAAAGGGATTTAACAGAAGAAACAAAAGCatgaacaaaacataaatatacaccaGCCATCAATGCACATAACTgtacagagaaaatgaaaatagacctatttagaaaaaaaagtagatcaaagaaaagtaaaaatggcACGTTATAGGAGGATTGTCAGCAAAAGGATAAAAAGACAGTATCACATAAAAGCAAGCctatacaaatgtattttaagaagTCACTGATTCAGCAAGCCTTATTTCCTCGGGCAGGTCGATCTAAATCTGAGGCGCCCTGATCGAGAAGGCACGATCACATCTGGTTACAAGCCTCGACCTTAGCTTCGGGCTTAAGAGCCATCCAAGGATTTAAGGCTGCAAACAGGCTCGTATGGGACAAGCATCTGGGGTGAAGGTGAAGTGTTTCTGGCAGTGGGTTTGAAGCTACTGGATAGTGGACGGAGGCTGTTGGGACTGGGGATAGTGTTAGGGGGGATTGAACAGTATTACTATATTAAGATTATATAATTTAACGGTATAAAATTGTGCTAGTGTCAGTCAGCTGTTAAAAGCAGGTCATTTTACTTTAAGGGGCCGTTTCAGTGCTGTGTAAAGTTTAAAAACCAGATAAAACTTTTGATAAAAAGGCGAGTTGTATTCCATTTTGTGGATTGTTAAGAGATTTCTCTCTTCACGTTCAAGATGGCTCAAGAGATGACACGGGACAACCAAACTACTTTGTACAAAGGGCAACCTGCTTGGCTGAAACACCCAAGAGAGTCGCGCCGAGACAGTTCcttgttcctttatttataggttgatacaaacagaatagtgtgtgagtgtgtgtggtatcAGTCCTAACCGGACTGATACAAAcagagtagtgtgtgtgtgtcagtcctaaCCGTTTGGGCCTTCGTCCTTGTGCTTTAgtgagatacatgtttcaacaaaaagaacatcCTGTGAAATGCTTGCATAAGCTTTTATTAGAACAGAGTGTGACAATCACCCCTATATTGCTACACAGCCAAGCAGTTGAATAAAGTTgaatatagtacatcgaataTATCTTATAACATGGATGTCATGAATACTTCAGATAAGTGAGAAGATGCCGTTTATTCCAAACTGCTTCTTTGGTTTAGCAAAACTTccgtgtgcatgcatgtgttgatGATGTGTCATCATTCAATTTTACCACCTGGAAATAGTGTTTAGAAATAATTTTGCCACACACAATCTGCTACTGTCCCTGTGTCCTTCTGTTTTTGTACAATCATTCCTCAAATGCTATTTTGAAAGCCAAGGACAAAAATCCATGCTCTGCCAGTATGCTACCGTGAAGATTAACACGGGGGGAGCAAGTCGAGGCAAGAGCTGCTTTGAGAGAATTTAATTGGAAGATTTTGAAGTGGAATGACGGTGATgcttctgaaagaaaaaaaacatgtttcatcaCTGCGCCTTACCTTATAAATCcttggggtgtttttttttcttcctttttgcatttctttatgtTACCATACCAATGGGTTGAGAAGGGCCAAGAGactttggcccacccatgagagagagacattatggctttcaaacgagcaaagtagCAATTTTTTCGAGGCCACAACCAAAgcctcccccccctctctcctcctcgaAAGCTACAGACAGAAATGGCatatactaaggaaagctcactgtgagactggctatagtggctgtaattctgcaccaagtctgaattttgggaaagagacttcagataagagcaccatgtcatgggacctttaattacatttcattacattttgtaagaTTTGGCAGCATTTTGTGTAACTTTCAGCTCTAGCTGTATCCCTTTTAACCACAACCATTCAAATGCCTTCTCATGAACATGTTTGCATAATATCATATCAAAAGGTAAACACAACAATTCGTATGATATCAAAAATACAGTGACCACTGACCAGTTACTTGATGGCAACTTAGAGCCATGGACACCATGTCTCCTCCCTTATCTTTTCTCGGTTATTGTCCCAGCAGGTGGGACCCGTCATCACCAGGAGTCAGCCAACACATcatatatccacaacgttccacttcgcTTTGTTGCCACCGGAAGTTCGcccggatttcactcttttctgtCAGATGTCtgtaccttccactttctttgtgttggaaaaaTTCGTATTGATATATAAACACTATagttaactgttcctcagatctatGCAGGGTGAATCGAggcagctagctggactatctgtccaatctgagttttctattgcacgactaaaacaccttttaaatgtacacatgttccaccaaagcaagttccttcctgaggctatttaacagaggcaccatggctctgtccgACATTAGCGCCgtccatgacaattgtgattggttaaaagaaatgacaataaacaagagcatgtttttctcccatcctggaatgcatGGTGGACTAGGCAGACCCTCTTATGCGCATTGTGGAGGAAGGTcgggcaaagcgagactagccAACATGAAACCGTATACAAGAGGGTCATGCAATAGAGATGGAAGACTTTGCTGATAATTTGGGATAAAATGATACTAGCATGTTGTGTAGCATAGAATAAGGGAGCAACAGCAGTGACATGATGTCATCCAAGGGGCTGATCCTCTGATGACATGCAGAAGGAATCTGGCAGAAAGAATCAGATGTTTGCCACAACCCCATAATCTAGCACCATGCCTTCCTCTCACATGTTTATGGATGCAGAGCAAATGAGATTGGAGACGGTACAGAGGGATAGAATCAGAGGATAAGCTATGGCTGTACTGCAGTCTGTTAAATCCCACATGTATTTCCAGTGGTAAACTACATGGTTCATCCTCTGGCACTCTGCTGGTTGAGGCACATAGGGAAGGCCTCCTTTTTTTCATGAAATCATATAACCATTAgttaaaagcaacacacactGCCAAAGGGGTAGGTCATTGGATCCCAGTAATCTCTGTTGACACACTGGGGAGATGAGGATGTCAAGCCTGTCAGGTTGCCCAACACTCCCATCTTGATGCTTTCTTAAACCCCCGCACCTCCATCAACCCCACCCTCCCAGAttccaaaacagttttttggataataaaaatgtgtctggtaataaattacttttcaaattCATGAGATTGTATCATCAATAAATTGGTGCTAATTAGAGAAACATATGAGACAAAGGCCCTTTAAGATAATAGTAATAGTTCATTCATTTGTCATAAAACCAAATTATGATAAGTCCTGTCTCCCggcaaaaaaagtttaaaaaaaatgaaatattagcAATCACTTGAGGCAGTACCAAATTAGATTTTTACTGAATGTGATCTTCATTTCACTTTTGCTCAGATTGTTCACTTCTTTGTTGTAAGGCCCTTGGTTCGTTTTCCGTTTGCAGTGTTCTCTGATTCACTTCAgaacaatatgtaaaataatagGAATGCTTTTAGAATGATATGAGATGCTGACACCACAGAACCAGCACATTGAGATTTAAGGCTATGGGGTTATTGGACCTGGATATTTCTCTTTACAATCATCAATGAATAAAACTCATGTGAAATCAATATACTTCAGAGTGATAGATGCATTTTGGAGGCAGTCAGCTGGTAGTACCTGGAGTCAAAACTAAACAACGTGGAGCTGCTGTCAGCTGTTGTCCTACACACCGATGGAAGCAACTTTCTGATGCTGTGATATGAACCCCAATTCTAACCACTTTTAAATCTAAATCAACAACTCTGTTGTTCTCTCGTGCCTTTGATTGATTGACTATCTTAACTGTACTTTTCTTTCCCTTGTTTAATTCAGAGCAACTTATTATTACATTGTCACTGCACTCAAACTATATGCTGGTCTATTATAACTGGTTTCCCCTCTTGAAATGGCCTGTTTGAAACTTCCCTTGCCTTGTATGGTTTTCATTGTTCAATATAATAGATGAATATGGCTCAATGGGTCACTATTGCATGCTATATTTTATTCTTGTCATCCTGCGCGACTCAGTTGTCAGTGTCACTCTGCCGGGGTGTGATGAAGATGGATTTAGCACAGAAGTGTTGATTGGCAATGTCAGTTAGCTACATAAGAGGTGCCACCGCTCtgaaatacatcaatgtcaGACTCCTTCACTAATCTGAGGTCTCTACAGCTTGctcattcatcatcatcatctgcacTTGTTTGCATTTCCATGTGAAGTTgtgaactttcttttttttccactcttaAGTGTTACACATAATCTGACTGAAGAACAACAtacaaatagaaacaaaacaaaaaaattgctgaaaaatgaaaattgattaTCAAATGTGTTGACATTTAATCTCCTGTCAACCGGTTAATCAACAAAGGCTCCTTAAGATAACTGTCATAAAACCAAATAATGATAAGCCTTGTCTCCCGGCAGCAGAACATAAAAAATTgctgaaaagagaaaattgaTTATCAAATTTGTTGACATAAAATCTCCTGTCCAGCGATTAATCAATACTTGTTTCAACACTACTATTTTGGAATTGGTACACTAGACAGATCCCCCCGCTCATCCTGAGATACGTTATATTTGGATTGTAACGAATGGACCAAGAATTCATTTAAACACATAAAAGGGTTAGGGTATGGGTACGTGATCAACATTATATAACACCGTGATGTGCTTCTTTGTAATGATAATTGTGACAATATCTCCATGCATAGTGTTGGAGTACATTTATCTAGAATATGGCCATTGTAACTCCGAACAATTTGAATTCacagtttgaaataaaaaatgtcctgTACGACTTAAGTATAATTCTTTCCAGGAGTGAAGTGGCCTCAAATACTTTCAGTGGCAAGTACACTGTGGAGAGTGGGTTTGAATGGATGTATTCAAAGCTGTGGCCTCGGAATCTACGGAGGTGGGGAGGAAAAATAAAGATGCTAGTAACATAACAGGATGCAACACTACATCACTAATCAAGACCATCTTCAGCATCTCTGAGTGTACAAAACGCTTTTACTTCTGGCTTTAAAACAATTCATCGTAAAAGGAAAAGAGCatttttagaaaaatgaaaGTTATGGGCAATGTCATGTCAACTTTTACCTTGGTCTCGTGTTTGGTTTTGTAGCCCTTGTGTGGGGATTCTAGTGTGAGTGAGTCACAGAGTTTCTAAACGGCGGGCTGGGTTTATAAACCTCCGCCAGCCCTGAACACATGAGTTTAAAGGCCACTTGTCTCCGCTGACTGTCACGCATGCACATGCAAGAAAGTCGGACAGCCTCAGCATTCTTACTTTTCACCCTGGAGGGCACGGGAGCGCAAAGACAGCTCTTCATCATGAGGTCCTTCTCCCTACTGCTCTTCACCCTGTTGCTGGTGTCCCACGGATCTTCAGCAGTCATCACAGGGGTAAGTTAGAGCAAACAGGTACATACCGAAAGGGTGGGATGGGTAGATGCAagtacttatttaaaaaaaaatactttcacaaaGGAAAATGTTGCCTAATGTGTCCTGCTTCATTGTTTTTGGGGGTCTGAAGGGTCAACATTTAGTGCAAGTTATAACCAACAAAAATGCTGTCATATTTTGACACTTCAAATGGAGGATACTTTGGTGTGAAATTAAGCTCTCGAATgcgaaagaaacagaaagaaaattaagaaatattgtagttaaaaacacatacataaaacaagTATATTAAGTGACAGTtaaggacaaaaatgttttatgcgtgtgtgtatcATGTCTTATTTATACTTAGACCAAAGACTCATCGTCACTATTATCTTAACTGTCACATCAAATGATTCTCAAAACATTTATATAGGCTATAAGTATTTGCATTTTACTGTGCTTTTACTGTGATGGGAATTACTCATTCTTTTTAGTATTATGtagtaatgtgtgttttgtgttgttgtgaattTTAAAGAGACTtactgaaaaaagacaaagatataTTTCTTAAATTTCTCTCTGGATTTGATTCCACACATTCAGCCAGTATGTTAagctttttctatgtactaAAAGCATGATGAGCTATTACAATGTAAAAGGAGAAGTCCAttgtatctatttatttattcacatcaATTTATCACAACCCGCCATTGAAGTTGCAAATTCTTTTTGAATGATTTCTCTTTCCGGATCATGATTTACATAGTTCTATGAGCATAAATCATTGCCATTACCTGCTAATAACACAGCCCACTCTGTCATAACAACCCCTCTGGTCGCTGATGGGAATTGAAAGAGGAGCATGCAGCCGTAATACATAATACTGTCACATGAAATCACTTCTGTTCCCCTTCGTTGCGTTTCCTTCTCATCCAATGCGAGAACTGTCACTAATctcaaaacaataaatgaatacCAATCCTGAGGTGTTTTGTTGAGGTATGATATGACTGATAGTGTAATAATATTACGCCATAATATACTGTTAACGTAACAGAATGTTTGCAGTATTTTCTGCTGCTAACAAATTTCTCATCCATCTCAAAAGCTCAAAACCATACTACCTGCATTTTCCTGTTAACAGCATAATTATGAGTAGCTGGCTGTTCATTTgcagtaatttattttttacatgttcaaaataaaaccttcatccatttattcattccacattttatttgaaagaaTTTTCAAACCTGAAGGTGAAATGGTGATATTGTTGTTACAGATAGTAACTGTCATAAAGGTTATAATGAGTACATATTATGAAGGAATTCATTACATTAACTAGTGTGCATAACAGGGGTGATTATTAGTTGGAAATGGTGGCAACTTACTTCATGTCCATAAAACTAATTATTCTTTTGACTCATTCGTtatctaatgtgtgtgtgtgtgtgtgtttgtgtgtgtgtgtgtgtgtgtgtgtgtgtgtaggcctgTGAGAAGGACTCTCAGTGTGGAGAAGGCATGTGTTGCGCGGTGAGTTTGTGGATCCGCAGCCTGCGTATGTGCACGCCCAAGGGACAGGAAGGAGACGAATGTCACCCTCTGAGCCACAAGGTGAAATTGTCGACAGGTGTAGCCTACTGTCATCTCATCTGTGAAGTGTCCCACGTCACTGATTTGTCTCCATACGGTGGTGTCCTGGCAGTGATTTCAAAGCACCTAGACCCTCACCTTCAAATTTCACAAAAAAGGCcagaaaaaacaatgtgtaaGAAGCGGTTAACAATAACAATCGACTGACCCTTCCATCACCTTCCATTGCATCCATTATGCCtgatgaaaatttaaaaaattgtatCTCATACCAAAggtgtctctctttctgcttcCAGGTTCCTTTCAATGGGAAAAGACTCCACCATACCTGCCCCTGCCTGCCCAACCTGTTGTGTATCAACACAGAGGTGAGGAGATCCAAGTGTCTCCCACCATACAAGTATCCGGATTACTACCTCTGAGGACACTTACAGTTACACTGTTTGCCACGcccaacatgttttgttttgttttttattttattttgaataaagaGATATATTTCATAGCGCATCATCATTTGGTTCAGGTTGAATTCACCATCTATTTAAAAGATAAAGCCTCCTTGAATTTTAGAACCAATACTATATTTAACGCGATGCCAGGTGGGAAAAGAGGACAACTCCCTGCTCTCAATGATGAGAGCTATGTTGCAAAGAGTACAAGACTTCTCCATATATACTGTGTTCTGtacttagatttttttatttacctagGTAAGTCaattgagaacaaattctcatttccAATGACGACCTGTCACATTCACGGGATAGACCAGACCTCTGTATACTGTACACCACTCCTCATCTCCACTTGATGGTTGTGGCTTGATGCTACGTTAGCTGGTACTAGTATAACACACCCAAATCTTCAAATAAACTGTTTTTGACAAGGAACAATAATGCTTGGAATAAAGGGTTATCCCTGGTTCTGTTGCATTCATTCTGATACCTGGTGTGCATTGTTAAATTGATGGATTTACTCCTTGGTTTGATCATTTCCTAGAAAGTAAAGTTAATAACTCTGGATACGGACCTGAATGAGCCTAACCTCATCAAACCATCctgttatttttataatttttgtagttttgttttgaggagtaaacctctatatgtgtgcGTCTATTCTACGAGGTGAGCTAGCCCTGCCACACAGACCAtactgttttataaaaaaatttaaaaagcatactttcaaattgtgttttaggAAAAACCAGTGAGGAGGACTGAGGTCAGCGTACTTGCTTCGTGGTCAGAAAAactgaattcaattcaatttaatttatagtatcaattaatgacaagcgttatctcaagacactttacagatagagtaggtctagaccacactccataatttacaaggacccaacagttctagcaGTTCCTTCCATAGCATGCaatagtgcaacagtggcgaggaaaaactgccttttaggaagaaaccccggacagacccaggcttttggtaggcggtgtctgacggccggtcgtggttgaaatgaagagtggaaataatagtcacagtaaaagaaaatagtagtttgtggtagttcatggcatagcagggcactgcacggcattacaaggcacagcaggacgtagcaggatgtaacaggtggcggctgtggctcagtggtagagcggttgcctgccaatcggaaggttggtggttcgatccccgcccctgcagtcattgtcgaagtgtccttgggcaagacactgaaccccgagttgcccccggtgctgcgcatcggagtgtgaatgtgtgtgaatgtttatctgatgagcaggtggcaccttgtacggcagcccctgccacagtgtatgaatgtgtgtgaatggtgaatgttccctgtagatgtaaaagcgctttgagcagttgttaagactggaaaagcgctatataaatacagcacatttacatttaacagggTATCGCAGGACCACGGCGGCAGCTGCAACCGtaattttggagcctccctgatccaagaaaacatgctggggggaaaaagaacaggTGAAACTGAAAAGGTCAATAAAAGAGCCAGCAGTAAAAGTCCAGCAACAGGAGTCATATTTCTCCAGCATCACAATGGAGCCTGCGTGCCCTGAAGACCTACATGATGTACCAAAACTACCCAGCCCGCATTTGCATGAGAGCACGTGCAGGTGAGGAGCCACAGTAAATACACTACACCATGAGACATGAGCATGCTGCTAGCGGAGCACAGCCAGCTGTCAGGAACAAGCAAGTGAGCATGTTGTGATGCTAATGGTTTAGGGATGCACTGAGAGCAGACTGTGCGTTATGGAGCTCTGCGT
The Etheostoma cragini isolate CJK2018 chromosome 4, CSU_Ecrag_1.0, whole genome shotgun sequence genome window above contains:
- the prok2 gene encoding prokineticin-2; the encoded protein is MHMQESRTASAFLLFTLEGTGAQRQLFIMRSFSLLLFTLLLVSHGSSAVITGACEKDSQCGEGMCCAVSLWIRSLRMCTPKGQEGDECHPLSHKVPFNGKRLHHTCPCLPNLLCINTEVRRSKCLPPYKYPDYYL